Proteins co-encoded in one Alcanivorax sp. genomic window:
- a CDS encoding oxygenase MpaB family protein — protein MTQTAEQSRRDVLKPLGPDSLTWQDFGSWRFNLMLPQAFVLQVSHPIVDAGVGDHSVYKTDPWGRAKRSTAMLWPIVYARPQKAIEMGVKLYDLHRSIKGVDKHGKKYFSLDPEAYSWVHITGYDATIRMHEMLGTPPTTEEREQMFQEWRQLGFLMGIRDQDLPATQSEYWDYFNRMIEEKLEMGEVAQELLAHNHYLEIPKPPVDWLPEIGWKMIRAVLGRLMRFNLRATLPHQYREKFDIPWTKGDQRLFKAWCRFYRLMYAITPKKMRLIPMARRAFADAKKHPEAYNMARTTQETVAQEAI, from the coding sequence ATGACACAAACCGCTGAGCAATCACGCCGCGATGTACTGAAGCCGCTTGGGCCGGATTCCCTGACATGGCAGGACTTCGGGTCCTGGCGTTTCAATCTGATGCTCCCGCAGGCGTTTGTGCTGCAGGTGTCTCACCCGATTGTGGATGCCGGTGTGGGTGACCACTCGGTATACAAAACAGACCCCTGGGGACGCGCCAAGCGTTCCACTGCCATGTTGTGGCCTATTGTTTATGCCCGGCCCCAGAAGGCCATCGAGATGGGCGTGAAACTGTATGATCTGCACCGCTCCATCAAGGGTGTGGACAAGCATGGCAAGAAATACTTTTCACTGGATCCCGAGGCCTACAGCTGGGTACATATCACCGGCTATGACGCCACTATCCGGATGCACGAAATGCTCGGTACGCCCCCGACCACGGAGGAGCGCGAGCAGATGTTTCAGGAGTGGCGTCAGCTCGGTTTCCTGATGGGTATCCGTGATCAGGATCTGCCGGCAACCCAGAGCGAGTACTGGGACTATTTCAACCGGATGATTGAAGAGAAGCTGGAAATGGGTGAAGTGGCACAGGAGCTGCTTGCGCATAACCACTATCTTGAGATTCCGAAGCCGCCGGTAGACTGGTTGCCGGAAATCGGCTGGAAAATGATTCGTGCCGTGCTGGGGCGCCTCATGCGCTTTAATCTGCGTGCCACCTTGCCGCACCAGTATCGTGAGAAGTTCGACATTCCCTGGACGAAAGGGGATCAGCGGTTGTTCAAGGCCTGGTGCCGCTTTTATCGGCTGATGTATGCCATCACGCCGAAAAAGATGCGACTGATTCCCATGGCTCGCCGGGCCTTTGCGGATGCGAAAAAGCACCCCGAAGCCTACAACATGGCCCGGACGACCCAGGAGACAGTCGCCCAGGAAGCCATCTGA
- a CDS encoding lipoprotein insertase outer membrane protein LolB encodes MKMLSENAKVLLLGLLVVFLHGCSSMKESDYVPKSPETLSEWLVEGSFELKTGGNKSESHFYFKQIDENYELAILGDDPVGKPKALISGNIYEPGSEKLDVISGYEAEKVAQQLKSVMRAGDLSYWVRGLPATANAQVEQQGTNLAKKIQENGWKIYYHDFMSVTGNYKLPAHIKFNGDDKSLRMDLVRAETGYLTNPCGQNLSEDEINASVEQVGEGDVVTTLVPRDGTAPLPRWIDEADFCKQLLKIHGDELPDSRVGLYGPDSMMWRLSGMALPGSFGAGRSLLLQVAHPWVTAGIDEHSVVRNDPLGRARRTFYHILSVTYGSMPQVMASANQVRDIHEEIEGHLPEESGAFERGSEYRANEINAMIWVHATLWETIVHMYEKMEEPLTQQEKDRFYEETKLFAMLFGIPEQALPADWNEFMEYNRAMWNSPQLTVTPAAMQLKKDLFKPQSIWMIFPMWGQEIITSAELPPRIREEYDMKYGWWQKMNYAWMRAGAWTLGALLPKDMERQAVYHEAMARLEGEKLGGVNQFFIEAFFDKERLVN; translated from the coding sequence ATGAAAATGCTTAGCGAAAACGCAAAAGTACTGCTTCTCGGGTTGTTGGTGGTTTTCCTGCATGGGTGTTCATCCATGAAGGAATCTGACTATGTTCCCAAGTCCCCTGAAACGCTCAGCGAATGGTTGGTAGAAGGCTCGTTTGAGCTGAAGACCGGTGGCAACAAGAGCGAAAGCCATTTCTATTTCAAGCAGATCGATGAAAATTATGAGTTGGCCATTCTCGGCGATGACCCGGTCGGCAAACCCAAGGCATTGATCAGCGGTAACATCTATGAGCCCGGTAGCGAAAAGCTGGATGTGATCAGCGGCTACGAGGCGGAAAAGGTGGCCCAACAGCTGAAATCCGTCATGCGGGCCGGTGACCTGTCCTACTGGGTGCGTGGCCTGCCTGCCACGGCAAACGCGCAGGTTGAACAGCAGGGCACCAATCTGGCCAAGAAAATCCAGGAAAATGGCTGGAAGATTTACTACCACGATTTCATGTCGGTAACCGGCAACTACAAGTTGCCTGCGCACATCAAGTTCAATGGTGACGACAAGTCGCTGCGCATGGATTTGGTGCGGGCAGAAACCGGTTATCTGACCAATCCCTGTGGCCAGAACCTGTCTGAAGACGAAATCAACGCCTCTGTGGAGCAGGTCGGTGAGGGCGATGTCGTCACCACTCTGGTTCCCCGCGATGGTACTGCGCCGTTGCCTCGGTGGATTGACGAAGCCGATTTCTGCAAGCAGCTGCTGAAAATTCACGGCGACGAGTTGCCGGATTCCCGTGTGGGCCTCTACGGTCCGGACTCCATGATGTGGCGCCTGTCCGGCATGGCGTTGCCGGGAAGTTTCGGCGCCGGTCGCTCACTGCTGCTGCAGGTGGCTCACCCCTGGGTGACTGCCGGTATCGATGAGCATTCCGTGGTGCGCAACGATCCGCTGGGCCGTGCCCGCCGAACCTTCTACCACATCCTCAGTGTTACCTATGGCAGCATGCCGCAGGTCATGGCCTCGGCAAACCAGGTACGTGACATTCACGAAGAAATTGAAGGTCATCTTCCCGAAGAAAGTGGTGCCTTTGAGCGGGGTTCCGAGTACCGCGCCAACGAAATCAACGCCATGATCTGGGTGCACGCCACTCTGTGGGAAACCATCGTCCATATGTACGAGAAAATGGAAGAGCCGCTGACACAGCAGGAGAAAGACCGTTTCTACGAAGAGACCAAGCTGTTTGCCATGCTGTTCGGTATTCCGGAGCAGGCGTTGCCGGCGGACTGGAATGAATTCATGGAGTACAACCGGGCCATGTGGAACAGCCCGCAGTTGACGGTGACCCCGGCGGCCATGCAGCTGAAGAAGGATCTGTTCAAGCCTCAGTCTATCTGGATGATCTTCCCCATGTGGGGTCAGGAAATTATCACTTCTGCTGAACTGCCCCCGCGTATTCGTGAAGAGTACGACATGAAGTATGGCTGGTGGCAGAAGATGAACTACGCGTGGATGCGTGCCGGTGCCTGGACTCTTGGTGCACTGTTGCCCAAGGATATGGAGCGCCAGGCGGTGTACCACGAAGCCATGGCTCGCCTGGAGGGTGAGAAGCTGGGTGGTGTAAACCAGTTCTTCATCGAGGCCTTCTTCGACAAGGAACGGTTGGTTAACTGA
- a CDS encoding TetR/AcrR family transcriptional regulator — protein MSRNTAASNALLQGIQLPEGDKTYVKILDAGLALFIEFGLRRTTMEDVANRAGVGRATAYRRFGDKDQLIHAVILREAKRELDLIEQELNAIEGGLNKLLESFVLAVTRAHAHPLWRRLQTSDTEIILPFFTQGLWQMMAFFRMFLATMLERVKKEEAISDLSTEFLAELMLRLMQSMLLSPEGVMNPSDEASVRKVADQCLRPLMAG, from the coding sequence ATGTCACGGAACACTGCTGCCTCAAATGCACTTCTGCAAGGGATTCAATTGCCGGAGGGTGACAAGACCTATGTGAAGATTCTCGACGCCGGTCTGGCGCTGTTTATCGAATTCGGTCTGCGTCGCACGACCATGGAAGATGTGGCCAACCGTGCCGGCGTCGGGCGAGCCACGGCCTACCGTCGCTTTGGCGACAAGGACCAACTCATCCATGCGGTGATTCTGCGTGAGGCAAAGCGTGAGCTGGATCTGATCGAGCAGGAACTGAATGCCATCGAGGGCGGCCTCAACAAGCTGCTTGAGTCCTTTGTGCTGGCGGTAACCCGCGCCCATGCGCATCCGCTGTGGCGCAGGCTGCAAACCTCTGATACCGAAATCATCCTGCCATTCTTCACCCAGGGGCTATGGCAGATGATGGCTTTCTTCCGCATGTTTCTGGCGACCATGCTGGAACGGGTCAAGAAGGAAGAGGCGATCAGCGACTTGTCGACCGAGTTTCTTGCCGAACTGATGTTGCGTCTGATGCAATCCATGCTGCTGTCGCCGGAAGGGGTGATGAACCCCTCTGATGAAGCGTCCGTGCGTAAGGTTGCCGATCAGTGCCTGCGTCCCCTGATGGCGGGCTGA
- a CDS encoding AMP-binding protein, with the protein MNQESRPWLSTYESLGKDWYTLPELPEKTLSDYVRGYATEFPDREALVFLGQALTYKQLDTLADRMAALFAEQGATEGDVLGIQLPNTPQYVIAFIAAARLGMVTTSISPLMTPPEVTHQANDAKVKILMTLMPFWQASVQPVLGKVPTLTTVIVSGPMDIMSGQGEALDTEVEGIKGISLHDHMPETAAAVNTKVDMDKVLYLQYTGGTTGLPKGAKLSSRNLFMNNLQANVFYGYRTGEETVASAFPLFHIGGAAVLFNALRTASTFLLIPDPRDIDHFVNEMKARIPTVLAAVPALYQMLCANETFKGLDFAGLRMAISGAAPFAKEEVQKLESVVGAGKFCEVYGMTETSPVITLNPASHFKEAHVGFPLPGTDVRIVDAEDGETLMPLGEAGEIIASGPQVMQGYLEMPEATAKSLREIDGKLWMHTGDVGVMDEDGFVRVCDRSKDMLIVGGYKVFSVEVESKVQSLPWVAMCAVVGRPDTNRPGNDVVQLYVERTADCAENESELKSQLESFCRENMSPYKVPKEIFFIDPIPLTSVGKIDKKALRQPA; encoded by the coding sequence ATGAATCAGGAATCTCGCCCCTGGCTGTCTACCTACGAATCTCTGGGCAAAGACTGGTATACCCTGCCGGAGCTGCCTGAGAAAACCCTGTCTGATTATGTGCGCGGCTATGCGACAGAATTTCCTGATCGGGAAGCACTGGTATTTCTCGGCCAGGCGCTGACCTACAAACAACTGGATACCCTGGCCGATCGCATGGCTGCGCTGTTCGCAGAGCAGGGCGCCACAGAAGGGGATGTGCTTGGTATCCAACTGCCCAATACGCCGCAATACGTGATTGCGTTTATCGCAGCGGCCCGCCTGGGTATGGTGACCACCAGTATTTCTCCACTGATGACTCCGCCGGAAGTTACCCATCAGGCCAATGATGCGAAAGTGAAGATCCTGATGACACTGATGCCGTTCTGGCAGGCCTCCGTTCAGCCGGTGTTGGGCAAGGTGCCTACCCTGACGACGGTGATCGTATCTGGCCCCATGGACATCATGAGTGGTCAGGGCGAAGCGCTGGATACCGAAGTCGAAGGCATCAAGGGCATTTCCCTGCATGATCACATGCCGGAAACCGCCGCCGCCGTGAATACCAAAGTGGACATGGACAAGGTGCTGTATCTGCAATATACCGGTGGCACCACAGGCCTGCCCAAGGGCGCCAAGTTGTCTTCGCGCAACCTGTTCATGAACAACCTGCAGGCCAATGTCTTTTATGGCTACCGTACCGGTGAAGAAACCGTGGCATCTGCCTTCCCGCTATTCCATATCGGCGGTGCGGCAGTCCTGTTCAATGCCCTGCGTACGGCCTCCACTTTCCTGCTGATTCCGGACCCCCGTGATATCGATCATTTCGTGAATGAAATGAAGGCCCGCATTCCCACCGTGCTGGCTGCGGTGCCCGCGCTGTATCAGATGCTGTGCGCCAACGAGACCTTCAAGGGGTTGGATTTTGCCGGTCTGCGGATGGCGATTTCCGGTGCGGCGCCCTTTGCCAAGGAAGAAGTGCAGAAGCTGGAAAGCGTGGTCGGTGCGGGCAAGTTCTGCGAGGTGTATGGCATGACCGAGACCAGCCCGGTGATCACCCTTAACCCTGCCTCTCATTTCAAGGAAGCCCATGTGGGGTTTCCGCTGCCGGGCACCGATGTGCGTATCGTTGATGCGGAAGACGGCGAGACCCTGATGCCGCTGGGTGAAGCCGGTGAGATCATTGCTTCCGGCCCTCAGGTGATGCAGGGGTATCTGGAAATGCCGGAAGCCACCGCCAAATCCCTGCGGGAAATTGATGGCAAGCTGTGGATGCACACCGGTGATGTGGGTGTGATGGATGAAGACGGCTTTGTCCGTGTCTGTGACCGCAGCAAGGACATGTTGATCGTCGGTGGCTACAAGGTGTTCTCTGTGGAAGTGGAGAGCAAGGTACAAAGCCTTCCCTGGGTGGCAATGTGTGCCGTGGTCGGCCGCCCGGATACCAACCGTCCTGGTAACGATGTGGTCCAGTTGTACGTTGAGCGCACAGCGGATTGCGCGGAAAATGAAAGCGAGCTGAAAAGCCAACTGGAAAGCTTCTGTCGCGAAAACATGTCGCCCTACAAGGTACCCAAGGAAATTTTCTTTATTGATCCGATCCCGCTCACTTCAGTGGGCAAGATCGACAAGAAGGCACTGCGCCAACCCGCTTGA
- a CDS encoding OmpW family outer membrane protein — protein MQSKKHVLRLPALAAGLALCAPLMAQDRTIPEYDDVRVDYPGSDFVRDIAGEDRFYFRFGAMYFAPDVQTNYIEAKNLSEVAETALGGPGPHYLEGEATADPLLLPGIIFGYKLPWGKGWSLELIASAPPTLELKAEGKLADEPLVPEVNGIPTGVPALGEEIATTKAAPPLVTLVKRFRLNKGIQPYLGAGIGYLFTFDTEVTNPVATALGEPDIDVDNKFGWAAQAGLDFHLSEHWWVSLDTKYISFPDVSAVVSDMVVEAPGLPQVPYERVGDVEYNADINILAYSLGIGFTF, from the coding sequence ATGCAGAGCAAGAAACACGTTCTGCGCCTGCCGGCGCTCGCCGCCGGCCTGGCGCTCTGCGCCCCGCTCATGGCGCAGGACCGAACCATTCCTGAATACGATGACGTGCGCGTCGATTATCCCGGCTCCGACTTTGTCCGTGATATCGCCGGTGAAGACCGCTTCTACTTTCGCTTTGGGGCGATGTACTTTGCCCCGGATGTGCAAACCAACTACATTGAGGCCAAGAACCTGAGTGAAGTGGCCGAAACCGCCCTGGGCGGTCCGGGCCCGCATTATCTGGAAGGGGAAGCCACCGCAGACCCCCTGCTACTGCCGGGCATCATCTTCGGCTACAAATTGCCCTGGGGGAAAGGCTGGTCGCTGGAACTGATTGCCTCAGCCCCGCCAACCCTGGAGCTCAAAGCGGAAGGGAAACTGGCTGATGAACCGCTAGTACCGGAAGTGAATGGCATCCCCACCGGTGTGCCGGCGCTGGGTGAAGAAATTGCCACCACCAAGGCTGCCCCACCGCTGGTGACACTGGTAAAACGCTTTCGCCTGAACAAGGGCATACAGCCCTATCTGGGGGCCGGTATCGGTTATCTGTTTACCTTCGACACCGAGGTCACCAACCCGGTCGCTACTGCGCTGGGCGAACCGGATATCGACGTGGACAACAAGTTCGGCTGGGCGGCCCAGGCAGGGCTTGATTTCCACCTGTCGGAGCACTGGTGGGTAAGCCTGGATACCAAGTACATCAGCTTCCCGGACGTGTCTGCCGTGGTGTCCGACATGGTTGTCGAGGCGCCCGGCCTTCCCCAGGTTCCCTACGAAAGAGTGGGTGATGTGGAGTACAACGCGGACATCAACATCCTCGCTTACTCGCTGGGTATCGGTTTCACCTTCTAA
- a CDS encoding Ig-like domain-containing protein, with amino-acid sequence MTFTFPVDGMVDVPTPSKAMLVFSSQVNETAVMANCTGTADAPIGAFCVTGPDGPVDTGSYTNIINNGRTIEFSMDGLTPGTTYQVWLRREASPKAKNIGDGEEPVFSFTTRQEAPVKGQTPAVLAFNQESPLAFVEGSEVEPEFPIVDISPVRLTFNEPLFDDSVVLGESVQFVKVSGENGEEPVDADMLAERHYITLQPIEDMEGGAHYEVRLNGIVDLNGEALEPVTYSFVPASTKDTPDAANPPIYQTLQTFPDMESPGYPGKSKITGGPTNQFTLVNTALGKNVANSLPNGLEAFLANPQAFGGTRTPVLARKGQQLQLTGINPAKLGGEVSTDLETGLITGTFLSNVTGYLMPNIYRPDGHKMDDDKAPLYVYMDFDLSLQTENLQGNATLNQNLMHVRAIGLATIEDHVLTLEVFRTLQLDVLGGATKVAADFSLQAKADPAVVVDYTNSDAPFVTGAYPSDGKIGVETNDNILLAFNEPLSPAGLDEIQLLDMGNGGTPVDIMVKRSGTSLTISPQARLNPATEYQLIMSNNITDIHAFEPRTIEVSGEDALGGDSTLTFTTADYTRTANSQEQVPPIILGLHPGIGCALVETEVPGYAGRCKGGLSDDELYLDFQYEIGRVIEASFSQPMDTDSMVLGTIAPGGDACVDGPVCLGWDTGSNWESIDAALVPSNLKFQIHPAEGTFVAGEQYRLVVNGDSTPQLYSHDNLGNLPLNTTPMEGIADTPKAGNPNGGDNIIIDFNAVAPFDTVYATVYTRPYADFNGSGGWDDGEPFPCTRFGENGNPIDEEGNPVSADLSPYCSNFATAEVLDTHGLITGASLSEGEDKIFATGALPMAFKPKQELDLSVPDLGLVDQGDGSWCMPNPDDLGEQPCLDVVGTHMIPVEVNHQVILGTGLTINADVGLDIGKVLGDLDVFNVFEGVAVSLPIKLNTRSVLLRTRPERPDPESDVLPLNGYIVNLEGEEQPYFIVRLPAWLDVPDLDLLTAIQEALTELLLGEGSTFLDFLGFLELEDFIDDVLASHTAKSLAVTAYLYGPISFQDDGRITLKVTNLNNVKATLGLELFPDLLDASLGEADLLLPAEKVALQVMNLPSRARKLPESNAQ; translated from the coding sequence TTGACATTCACCTTCCCGGTTGACGGTATGGTCGATGTGCCCACCCCCAGCAAGGCCATGCTGGTGTTTTCCAGCCAGGTCAATGAAACCGCTGTGATGGCCAACTGTACGGGCACCGCCGACGCGCCCATTGGCGCCTTTTGTGTGACAGGCCCGGATGGCCCGGTCGACACCGGCAGCTACACCAATATCATCAACAATGGCCGTACCATCGAATTCAGTATGGACGGCCTGACCCCCGGCACGACTTACCAGGTCTGGCTGCGCCGTGAAGCCTCCCCCAAGGCAAAGAATATCGGCGATGGCGAGGAGCCTGTGTTCAGCTTCACGACCCGTCAGGAAGCCCCTGTCAAAGGACAGACTCCTGCCGTGCTGGCCTTCAACCAGGAAAGCCCACTGGCCTTTGTGGAAGGCAGTGAAGTAGAGCCTGAATTCCCGATCGTGGACATTTCTCCGGTTCGCCTAACGTTCAACGAGCCGTTGTTTGATGATTCGGTGGTATTGGGTGAGTCTGTCCAGTTCGTCAAAGTGAGCGGAGAAAATGGCGAAGAACCCGTGGATGCGGACATGCTCGCCGAGCGCCACTACATCACACTGCAGCCCATTGAGGACATGGAGGGCGGCGCCCACTATGAAGTACGCCTGAATGGCATCGTCGACCTGAATGGCGAAGCGCTGGAGCCGGTGACCTACAGCTTTGTGCCCGCGAGCACCAAGGACACCCCGGACGCAGCCAATCCACCTATTTATCAAACCCTGCAGACCTTCCCGGACATGGAAAGCCCCGGCTACCCGGGCAAATCCAAGATCACCGGTGGCCCCACCAACCAGTTCACTCTGGTTAATACCGCCCTGGGTAAAAATGTGGCCAACTCCCTGCCCAACGGCCTGGAAGCCTTTCTGGCCAACCCGCAGGCTTTTGGTGGCACCAGGACGCCGGTTCTGGCCCGTAAAGGCCAGCAGCTGCAGCTCACTGGTATCAACCCGGCCAAGCTCGGCGGTGAAGTCAGCACGGATCTGGAAACCGGCCTGATCACAGGGACTTTCCTGAGCAATGTCACCGGTTACCTGATGCCCAATATCTATCGTCCCGATGGCCACAAGATGGACGATGACAAGGCCCCTCTGTACGTGTACATGGACTTTGACCTGTCACTGCAGACCGAGAACCTGCAGGGCAATGCCACCCTGAACCAGAACCTGATGCATGTACGTGCCATTGGTCTGGCCACCATTGAGGACCACGTCCTGACCCTGGAAGTGTTCCGTACCCTGCAGCTGGACGTGCTGGGCGGCGCCACCAAGGTAGCGGCAGATTTCAGTCTGCAGGCCAAGGCCGATCCGGCCGTGGTGGTGGATTACACCAACAGTGATGCCCCCTTTGTCACCGGCGCCTACCCTTCCGATGGCAAGATCGGCGTGGAAACCAATGACAATATCCTGCTGGCCTTCAATGAGCCCCTGAGCCCCGCCGGTCTGGATGAAATCCAGCTGCTGGATATGGGCAACGGCGGGACCCCCGTGGACATCATGGTCAAGCGTAGCGGTACCAGCCTGACCATTTCCCCTCAGGCGCGCCTGAACCCGGCCACCGAATATCAGCTCATCATGAGCAACAACATTACCGATATTCACGCCTTCGAACCGCGCACCATTGAAGTCAGCGGCGAAGATGCACTGGGCGGCGACAGCACCCTCACGTTCACCACCGCCGACTACACGCGTACCGCCAATTCCCAGGAGCAAGTCCCCCCGATCATTCTCGGTCTGCATCCCGGTATTGGCTGTGCACTGGTAGAGACCGAAGTACCTGGTTATGCCGGTCGCTGTAAAGGCGGTCTCAGCGATGACGAACTCTACCTGGATTTCCAGTATGAAATCGGCCGTGTCATTGAAGCCTCTTTCAGCCAACCCATGGATACAGACTCCATGGTGCTGGGCACCATTGCCCCCGGCGGTGACGCCTGCGTAGACGGTCCGGTATGTCTGGGCTGGGATACCGGCAGCAACTGGGAAAGCATCGACGCTGCCCTGGTGCCGAGCAACCTGAAGTTCCAGATTCACCCTGCCGAAGGCACCTTTGTTGCCGGTGAGCAATACCGTCTGGTGGTTAACGGCGACAGCACTCCCCAGCTGTACAGTCACGACAATCTGGGCAACCTGCCGCTGAATACCACACCGATGGAAGGTATTGCCGACACCCCGAAGGCAGGCAACCCGAATGGTGGCGACAACATCATCATTGATTTCAACGCTGTTGCACCTTTCGATACGGTCTATGCCACGGTATATACCCGCCCCTACGCGGATTTCAACGGCAGCGGCGGCTGGGATGACGGCGAACCCTTCCCGTGCACCCGCTTTGGCGAGAACGGCAACCCGATCGACGAGGAAGGCAATCCTGTAAGCGCCGACCTCTCACCGTACTGCAGTAACTTCGCCACTGCCGAAGTACTCGACACCCATGGCCTGATTACCGGTGCCAGCCTGAGCGAGGGCGAGGACAAGATCTTTGCTACCGGTGCCCTGCCAATGGCCTTCAAGCCCAAGCAGGAACTGGATCTGTCCGTGCCGGATCTCGGTCTGGTAGACCAGGGCGATGGCAGCTGGTGCATGCCAAACCCGGACGATCTGGGCGAGCAACCCTGTCTTGATGTGGTCGGCACGCACATGATACCGGTGGAAGTGAATCACCAGGTGATTCTCGGCACTGGTCTCACGATTAATGCCGATGTTGGTCTCGATATTGGCAAAGTGCTCGGTGATCTGGATGTGTTCAACGTCTTTGAAGGTGTGGCCGTATCACTTCCGATCAAGCTGAACACTCGCTCGGTGCTGTTGCGTACCCGTCCGGAGCGACCGGATCCAGAAAGCGATGTGCTGCCCCTGAACGGTTACATTGTGAACCTGGAAGGCGAAGAGCAACCGTACTTCATCGTACGTCTGCCCGCATGGCTGGACGTACCGGATCTCGATCTGCTGACCGCGATCCAGGAAGCACTGACGGAACTGCTGCTTGGCGAAGGGTCCACCTTCCTGGACTTCCTTGGCTTCCTGGAGCTGGAGGACTTCATTGACGACGTTCTGGCCAGCCATACTGCAAAAAGTCTGGCAGTGACCGCCTATCTCTACGGGCCGATCAGCTTCCAGGATGACGGACGGATCACGCTCAAGGTCACCAACCTGAACAACGTCAAGGCAACCCTTGGGCTCGAGCTTTTCCCCGATCTGCTAGATGCCAGCCTCGGTGAAGCCGATCTGCTGCTGCCGGCCGAGAAGGTAGCCCTGCAGGTCATGAACCTGCCGTCCCGTGCCCGCAAACTGCCTGAAAGCAACGCTCAATAA
- a CDS encoding IS110 family transposase, which yields MQVARSIVGIDVAKAELVIHFQGQTFTIENTPKAIKHWLKSLPCSCEIAIEATGTYHMAVIELAHAKGHHIYVIDASRLSSYRKGTGGRAKTDASDAQLLARHLQREKEDLRRWSPPPKAYRTLQTLLRRRAALIKARTMIQQSLGGEKILKASLTRLISQINSLDTLIQKHLRNTVREAGLCDQVQRCKSLEGVGDLTAYALVMAFLRGDFRNSDAFVAFLGMDVHVKDSGTRTGKRKLTKKGDSETRRLLYCAAMAARKSARWAGVYQGYLDRGLAKTQALVILARKLVRIAFALMKSRTDYVSMPAS from the coding sequence ATGCAAGTAGCAAGATCTATCGTCGGCATCGACGTCGCCAAGGCCGAGTTGGTCATTCATTTCCAGGGCCAGACGTTCACCATCGAGAACACCCCCAAAGCCATTAAACACTGGCTCAAGAGCCTGCCATGCTCCTGTGAGATCGCCATTGAGGCCACAGGGACTTACCACATGGCAGTCATCGAGTTGGCCCATGCCAAAGGGCACCACATTTACGTCATTGATGCTTCACGTCTCAGCAGCTACCGCAAGGGAACAGGCGGCCGAGCTAAAACAGACGCCTCTGACGCCCAGCTGCTTGCCCGCCATCTGCAGAGAGAGAAGGAGGATCTGCGCCGTTGGAGCCCGCCGCCCAAGGCGTATCGAACACTGCAGACACTGCTACGCCGCCGCGCGGCGCTGATCAAGGCGCGAACCATGATCCAACAGAGCCTGGGTGGCGAAAAGATTCTCAAGGCGAGCCTGACAAGGCTGATCTCACAGATCAACAGTCTGGATACACTAATCCAGAAGCATCTTCGCAACACCGTAAGAGAGGCAGGGCTCTGCGATCAGGTACAACGCTGCAAATCTCTGGAAGGTGTGGGCGATCTGACGGCTTACGCCTTGGTCATGGCCTTCCTGCGAGGAGACTTCCGCAACAGCGACGCCTTCGTCGCCTTCCTGGGGATGGATGTCCATGTAAAGGACTCCGGCACCAGAACGGGAAAACGCAAGCTGACCAAAAAAGGCGACTCAGAGACCCGCAGACTGCTTTACTGTGCGGCCATGGCCGCTCGTAAAAGCGCCCGCTGGGCGGGTGTCTACCAAGGTTATCTCGACCGTGGCCTGGCGAAAACGCAGGCCCTGGTCATCCTCGCACGTAAGCTGGTCCGTATCGCCTTCGCGCTGATGAAGAGCCGTACTGACTACGTATCTATGCCTGCCTCATAA
- a CDS encoding FMN-binding protein produces the protein MKVELSRVSMRLLGALILVFSLPATAAYDETEYSTPEAFLGKVYGNDVPGISLLPLRGETRKRAEAALGHRYSGMRLRYWQNDGTTAWIIDEKSKDMPMTIGIGISPEGKISVLELLVYREPRGGEIHQAAFREQYIGVNLTEQDALSVDVDGITGATLSVDALNRVAAMALVLHESVVE, from the coding sequence ATGAAGGTTGAACTCTCCCGGGTATCAATGCGCCTGCTGGGCGCATTGATACTGGTGTTCTCGCTGCCGGCCACAGCGGCTTACGATGAGACCGAGTATTCCACGCCTGAAGCGTTTCTCGGTAAGGTCTATGGCAATGATGTGCCCGGTATTTCCCTGCTGCCCCTGCGCGGTGAAACCCGCAAACGGGCCGAGGCCGCATTGGGCCATCGCTACAGTGGCATGCGTCTGCGTTATTGGCAGAATGACGGCACGACGGCCTGGATCATTGACGAAAAAAGTAAAGACATGCCAATGACCATCGGTATTGGCATCAGTCCGGAGGGGAAGATTTCCGTACTGGAACTGCTGGTTTACCGCGAGCCGCGAGGTGGAGAAATTCATCAGGCTGCTTTTCGGGAACAGTATATCGGCGTCAACCTGACAGAACAGGACGCCCTGTCTGTGGATGTGGATGGTATTACCGGTGCCACCCTGTCTGTGGATGCCTTGAATCGCGTCGCTGCCATGGCGCTGGTGCTGCACGAGTCCGTGGTGGAATAA